In the genome of Sulfurimonas autotrophica DSM 16294, the window AGAGATAGAAAAAATTGTAGATTTTATAAAAGCACAACGAGAACCGAATTATGATAAAAGCTTTCTTATTGAAGAAACAAATGGTGAGGGCGGTAACTCCTCTGCATCCGGTGAGAGTTATGAAGAGTTGGATCCTCTTTTTGAAGAAGCAAAAAGTGTTGTTTTAAATGATAAAAAGACATCTATTTCTTATCTGCAGAGAAAATTACAAATCGGTTATAACCGTTCGGCAAGGGTTATAGAACAGCTAGAACACGAGGGTATTCTTTCCTCGCCAAATACAAAAGGCGTGAGAGAAATTTTATAATGTCCAAACCCTATTTTACATTTACAAAACACAAAAATTCTTTCAGTGTGCATGTAGAGAACTTGGAAATGCTAAGTGTACGGCAGATTCAAGAGATTGAACATTTTGTTAGTGAAAGAAAGGGATATTTTGATTTTGATACATATACATTTACTATTAGAAAAAATTTAGAGTATCAAGAATTTATTAGACTGCTGCAAACTTTACATGTAGAAGCTACTACACGAGAAGCTGTGGCTAATATACAAAACAGTGTAAGAATTAATTTTGGACAATACAAAGGCATGCCATACAATGAATTGCCTGATTCTTATCTTTTATGGTTAAAAAACAACTATATTGGTAGCGATAGAGAAATAATTTGCGGTGAAATAGCTAAGCGTAATATTTAGGTGTTACTTTTTTTCACAATAAATGAATTTAACAAAATATAAGTGTTTACATAAGTAACACCATTAAAATCATTACTTATCTTTTGGCTATAATATCTGCAAATTAAACTGACAATAGGAAATATTATGGGATTTAGAGAAGCTTATAAGGCACACGTAGAAGAAAGAGCGGCACTTGGTGTACCTTCATTACCTTTAACTGCAGAACAAACAGTAGAAGTTATAGAATTCATTAAAACAGGCGAATATATTGGAGAGATGCTGGACCTTTTGGAAAACCGTGTATCTCCAGGCGTGGATGATGCTGCGTATGTAAAAGCCGCTTTTTTAAACGAAGTAGCAGGTGAAGAACATCATGTAGCTGCTATACCGCCGGAAAAAGCTGTACAAATGCTTGGGACTATGCTTGGTGGTTACAATGTTAAGCCAATGATTGACTCATTGACATCTAAAAATGTTAAAGTTGTAGCAGCTGCAATTGAAGCACTTTCAAATACATTACTTGTTTATGATGCATTTAATGATGTTGAAGAGTTACATAAAAAAGGTGTTACTGCTGCGAGTGAAGTTTTAACTGCTTGGGCAAATGCTGACTGGTTTACTCACAAATCTGAATTACCTGAAAAAATCACTGTAACAGTATTTAAAGTTCCTGGTGAAACAAATACTGATGACTTGTCTCCGGCTTCTGAAGCGTTTACTCGTTCAGATATTCCTCTTCATGCAAATTCTATGCTTGGGGCAAAAATGGAAGATCCTATAGGAACTATTAACAAACTTAAAGAGTTTGGTCATCCTGTTGCTTATGTTGGTGATGTTGTAGGAACTGGTTCTAGTCGTAAATCAGGTATCAACTCTGTACAGTGGCATATGGGTGAAGATATTCCTGGTGTTCCAAACAAACGTACAGGTGGTGTTATCCTTGGTGGAATAATTGCTCCGATTTTCTTTGCAACTGCCGAAGATTCAGGTGCATTACCATTAGAACTTGATGTAACACAAATGGAAATGGGTGATGTTATTGATATCTATCCATATAAAGGTGAAGCACATAAAAATGGTGAGTGCATTGCTACATTTAAATTAAATCCAAACACTATTACTGATGAAGTTCGTGCAGGCGGACGTATCCCATTAATTATTGGTCGTGGTTTGACTACTAAAGCCCGTTCAGTTTTAGGTATGGGTTCAACTGATATTTTCTTAACTGCTGATCAGCCGGAAGATACAGGCAAAGGGTATACTTTAGCTCAAAAAATGGTTGGAAATGCATGTGGTATTGACGGTGTTCGTCCTGGTATGTATTGTGAGCCGCAAATGAGTACTGTTGGTTCTCAAGATACAACTGGTCCAATGACAAGAGATGAAATTAAAGAACTTGCAGCACTTGGTTTTAATGCTGATTTTGTACTTCAATCATTTTGTCACACAGCTGCATATCCAAAACCGTCTGATGTAAAAATGCACCATACTTTACCTGACTTTATAG includes:
- a CDS encoding DUF3820 family protein produces the protein MSKPYFTFTKHKNSFSVHVENLEMLSVRQIQEIEHFVSERKGYFDFDTYTFTIRKNLEYQEFIRLLQTLHVEATTREAVANIQNSVRINFGQYKGMPYNELPDSYLLWLKNNYIGSDREIICGEIAKRNI
- the acnB gene encoding bifunctional aconitate hydratase 2/2-methylisocitrate dehydratase, whose protein sequence is MGFREAYKAHVEERAALGVPSLPLTAEQTVEVIEFIKTGEYIGEMLDLLENRVSPGVDDAAYVKAAFLNEVAGEEHHVAAIPPEKAVQMLGTMLGGYNVKPMIDSLTSKNVKVVAAAIEALSNTLLVYDAFNDVEELHKKGVTAASEVLTAWANADWFTHKSELPEKITVTVFKVPGETNTDDLSPASEAFTRSDIPLHANSMLGAKMEDPIGTINKLKEFGHPVAYVGDVVGTGSSRKSGINSVQWHMGEDIPGVPNKRTGGVILGGIIAPIFFATAEDSGALPLELDVTQMEMGDVIDIYPYKGEAHKNGECIATFKLNPNTITDEVRAGGRIPLIIGRGLTTKARSVLGMGSTDIFLTADQPEDTGKGYTLAQKMVGNACGIDGVRPGMYCEPQMSTVGSQDTTGPMTRDEIKELAALGFNADFVLQSFCHTAAYPKPSDVKMHHTLPDFIANRSGVALRPGDGVIHSWLNRMVLPDTVGTGADSHTRFPIGISFPGGSGIVAFAAVTGSMPLTMPESVLVKFKGEMQPGITLRDLVNAIPHQAIKEGLLTVEKKGKKNIFAGRILEIQGLPDLKAEQAFELSDASAERSAAACTVQLNKEPVIEYLKSNIVLLDQMIEAGYEDHRTLRRRITKMEEWLEKPELMEADNDAEYAAVLEIDLDQITEPILACPNDPDDVATLSEILADGKRPHNIDEVFVGSCMTNIGHYRALGEVLKGEGPVPTRLWVCPPTKMDEKQLVEDGYYALFGAAGARTEIPGCSLCMGNQARVADNATVFSTSTRNFDNRLGKGAQVYLGSAELAAVCSLLGKIPTKEEYLALTKKIEGKEDDIYKYLNFNLIKDYKLN